The following proteins are encoded in a genomic region of Synergistaceae bacterium DZ-S4:
- a CDS encoding DUF188 domain-containing protein has translation MRIIVDADACPKSVLQLTLEAGAKYGIPVITVASFNHNIISSQHITVESGSQEADLKIINITECGDIIITQDWGLAALVLSKKASALSPAGIEYEAGRMTFMLEEREIKAKFRRNGGRTKGPKKRAADDDLRFLRTLEKIVSREIQSKDH, from the coding sequence TTGAGAATAATAGTTGATGCGGATGCATGTCCAAAGTCGGTCCTGCAGCTTACGCTGGAGGCCGGAGCAAAGTATGGCATACCCGTGATAACTGTTGCCAGCTTCAACCACAACATAATATCTTCCCAACACATAACCGTAGAAAGCGGATCACAGGAAGCAGATCTCAAGATCATAAACATCACCGAATGCGGCGATATAATAATCACTCAGGACTGGGGACTTGCAGCCCTCGTCCTTTCAAAAAAGGCCTCAGCGCTCAGCCCTGCGGGTATAGAATACGAGGCAGGGAGAATGACCTTCATGCTGGAGGAGAGGGAGATCAAGGCCAAATTCCGCAGGAACGGCGGAAGGACCAAAGGACCAAAGAAAAGAGCCGCAGATGACGATCTCCGTTTTCTCAGAACTCTGGAGAAAATAGTTTCGAGAGAAATACAAAGCAAAGATCATTAA
- a CDS encoding ABC transporter ATP-binding protein produces MIRYPDIKIPKGKTTFIHGPSGCGKSTLLKLINGTISPDSGKILYNGNDIDDIDTIKLRRDILLVSQSVFLFSGTIEENFNKYYQYRDLETPSKEHMEKFLQICRAEFPLETRCETMSGGERQRVYIAIFLSFMPEVLMLDEPTSALDNTSSDIIMSNIKNFSDDNDMTTIVVSHYLPLAQKYGDNIIALERSRP; encoded by the coding sequence ATGATAAGATACCCCGACATTAAAATCCCGAAGGGGAAAACCACATTCATACACGGCCCGAGCGGCTGCGGCAAAAGTACTCTTCTTAAGCTTATCAACGGAACTATTTCCCCTGACAGCGGCAAGATACTCTACAACGGCAATGATATTGATGATATCGACACGATCAAGCTGAGAAGAGATATTCTCCTGGTGAGCCAGTCAGTCTTTCTATTCTCAGGCACGATCGAAGAAAACTTCAATAAATATTACCAATACAGGGACCTGGAAACACCTTCCAAAGAGCATATGGAAAAGTTTCTGCAGATATGCCGGGCAGAATTTCCTCTTGAGACAAGATGCGAGACTATGTCGGGCGGCGAACGCCAAAGGGTCTACATAGCAATATTCCTTTCCTTCATGCCGGAAGTCCTGATGCTTGACGAACCCACATCCGCACTGGACAACACATCTTCGGACATCATTATGAGCAACATTAAAAATTTTTCAGATGATAATGATATGACAACTATCGTAGTAAGCCATTATCTTCCGCTTGCTCAAAAATATGGTGACAATATCATAGCTCTCGAAAGGAGCAGGCCATAA